A single genomic interval of Chloracidobacterium validum harbors:
- a CDS encoding amidohydrolase family protein, whose protein sequence is MGSLHKFDLHTHILPPRWENLRDKYGYPGFPRLEYVNSTCARIMIDDRFFREVQENCWNPEARIKDCQAQGVTMQALSTVPVMFSYWAKPADAYDLARFLNDHIAEVVARHPAYFVGLGTLPMQSPELAIRELERCTQDLGFAGVEIGTHINDWNLDAAELFPFFQRAAELGAALFVHPWEMVGRERMPNYFLPWLVGMPAETSLAICSMIFGGVLERLPRLRCCFAHGGGAFPFTLGRITKGWAARPDLCQLNITQPPRTYLPQMYVDSLVHDADALRYIIKVFGMTRVVLGSDYPFPLGEDEPGQLICAIDEFSDDDRMRLLWKNAVEFLGLESGHDWGDDAALA, encoded by the coding sequence GTGGGTTCCCTCCACAAGTTCGACCTGCACACGCACATTTTGCCGCCGCGCTGGGAAAACCTGCGTGACAAGTATGGCTACCCTGGCTTCCCGCGACTGGAATATGTCAACTCGACCTGTGCGCGGATCATGATTGATGATCGCTTTTTCCGTGAAGTGCAGGAAAATTGCTGGAACCCAGAGGCCCGTATCAAGGACTGCCAGGCGCAGGGCGTCACGATGCAGGCGCTCTCAACCGTTCCCGTGATGTTCAGTTACTGGGCCAAGCCCGCCGATGCCTACGATCTGGCGCGCTTTCTCAACGACCACATTGCCGAAGTCGTCGCCCGTCACCCGGCGTACTTTGTGGGGTTGGGGACGCTCCCGATGCAGTCGCCCGAACTCGCTATCCGGGAACTGGAACGGTGCACGCAAGACCTTGGTTTTGCCGGCGTCGAGATCGGTACGCACATCAACGATTGGAATCTGGACGCCGCCGAGCTATTTCCCTTCTTCCAACGCGCCGCCGAACTCGGCGCAGCCCTGTTTGTCCATCCCTGGGAAATGGTCGGCCGCGAACGCATGCCAAACTACTTTTTGCCCTGGCTTGTCGGGATGCCAGCCGAAACATCACTGGCGATCTGTTCGATGATCTTCGGCGGCGTGCTGGAGCGCCTGCCCCGGCTGCGCTGCTGTTTTGCCCATGGCGGCGGCGCGTTCCCTTTTACGTTGGGGCGCATCACGAAAGGATGGGCCGCGCGACCGGATTTGTGCCAGCTCAACATTACGCAGCCGCCACGTACCTACCTGCCGCAAATGTACGTGGATTCACTCGTTCACGATGCCGATGCCCTGCGCTACATCATCAAGGTCTTCGGCATGACGCGCGTCGTGCTCGGCAGTGATTATCCCTTTCCACTCGGAGAAGATGAACCCGGACAGCTCATCTGCGCGATTGATGAGTTCTCCGATGATGATCGGATGCGCCTGCTGTGGAAGAATGCCGTTGAGTTTCTTGGGTTGGAGTCCGGCCACGACTGGGGCGATGACGCCGCACTCGCCTGA
- the hemF gene encoding oxygen-dependent coproporphyrinogen oxidase, which produces MIATELKPSGAPVTASATLRERAEAFFKSLQDDICAALDQLDGAAKFHEDLWEREGGGGGRTRVMADGRIFEKGGVNFSSVHGLMPEKLAARMMPGEERTFYATGISLVIHPRSPMVPTVHANFRYLEQGSSAWFGGGADLTPYYPYREDAVHFHQTLKAACDQHHPDYYPRFKQWCDEYFFLPHRNETRGVSGIFFDYLKADEQTDLETVFAFVQTAGKAFLPAYLPIVERRQAEPYGDAEREFQLIRRGRYVEFNLVYDRGTVFGLETRGRTESILMSLPPLAKWVYDHRPLPGSREAEAMTFFTPQDWLGLNQSA; this is translated from the coding sequence ATGATAGCTACGGAGTTGAAACCAAGTGGCGCGCCCGTAACCGCAAGCGCCACCTTACGCGAGCGGGCAGAAGCTTTCTTCAAGTCCCTACAGGATGACATTTGCGCGGCACTCGACCAGCTCGACGGTGCCGCCAAGTTTCACGAAGACCTCTGGGAACGGGAAGGCGGTGGTGGCGGACGTACCCGCGTGATGGCGGACGGCCGGATTTTTGAAAAGGGCGGCGTCAACTTTTCGTCTGTTCACGGACTCATGCCTGAAAAATTGGCAGCCCGGATGATGCCGGGTGAAGAGCGAACGTTTTACGCAACCGGTATTTCGCTGGTTATTCATCCACGGAGCCCGATGGTGCCAACCGTGCATGCCAACTTTCGCTACCTTGAACAAGGCAGCAGCGCCTGGTTTGGCGGCGGCGCGGACCTGACGCCCTACTACCCGTACCGGGAAGACGCCGTTCACTTCCACCAGACGCTCAAGGCCGCCTGTGACCAGCATCATCCAGACTACTATCCGCGCTTCAAGCAGTGGTGCGATGAATACTTCTTTCTCCCGCACCGGAATGAGACCCGTGGTGTGAGTGGAATTTTCTTCGACTACCTCAAGGCCGACGAGCAAACCGACCTGGAGACTGTCTTTGCCTTCGTCCAGACGGCCGGAAAGGCGTTTCTGCCGGCCTACCTACCGATTGTTGAGCGGCGGCAGGCAGAACCGTACGGCGATGCCGAGCGCGAATTCCAACTCATTCGGCGCGGGCGGTACGTCGAGTTCAACCTTGTGTATGACCGCGGGACAGTCTTTGGACTTGAAACTCGCGGACGCACCGAATCAATCTTGATGTCACTGCCGCCGCTGGCAAAGTGGGTTTATGACCATCGCCCATTGCCCGGCTCGCGTGAAGCCGAGGCCATGACCTTTTTTACACCCCAGGACTGGTTGGGTCTGAACCAGTCCGCTTGA